In the Methylomonas rhizoryzae genome, one interval contains:
- a CDS encoding transglycosylase SLT domain-containing protein, which yields MRLFPLYVCALAALVPACATLPPKNTNDLCQIFREKDDWYQASLAASQRWGVPIAVQMSIMHQESRFVSDAQPPRPTILGFIPWFRSSSAYGYPQAKDETWSDYQRQSGNYWADREDFADSCDFVAWYCATTHRVLNIPISDARNLYLAYHEGLTGYRRGTYQAKNWLLSTAQKVDQRAWRYDKQLAACRQELETEN from the coding sequence GTGAGGCTATTTCCATTGTACGTTTGCGCGCTGGCCGCGCTTGTTCCGGCATGCGCCACCTTGCCGCCTAAAAACACCAACGACCTCTGCCAGATTTTTCGCGAGAAAGACGACTGGTATCAGGCCAGTCTGGCGGCGTCGCAACGTTGGGGTGTACCTATCGCGGTGCAGATGTCGATCATGCACCAAGAATCCCGCTTCGTATCCGACGCCCAACCGCCGCGACCGACCATTTTGGGTTTTATTCCCTGGTTTCGTTCCAGTAGCGCTTACGGCTATCCGCAAGCCAAAGACGAAACCTGGTCGGATTATCAACGGCAAAGCGGTAACTATTGGGCGGACAGAGAGGATTTTGCCGATAGTTGCGATTTCGTTGCCTGGTATTGTGCGACTACGCATCGGGTCTTGAACATACCGATTTCCGATGCGCGCAATTTATATTTGGCCTATCACGAGGGCCTTACCGGTTACCGGCGCGGTACCTACCAGGCGAAAAACTGGTTGTTGAGCACGGCGCAAAAAGTCGACCAACGCGCTTGGCGCTACGACAAGCAGTTGGCTGCATGCAGACAGGAGCTGGAAACGGAAAATTGA
- a CDS encoding FKBP-type peptidyl-prolyl cis-trans isomerase, giving the protein MFSMANATPEENKAAGEKFLTENAQNPEVKTTGSGLQYLVLTEGNGASPKATDNVTVHYKGTTIDGKEFDSSYSHGGPATFPLNRVIPGWTEGLQLMKEGAKYRLFIPANLAYGERGAGRAIGPNSALIFDVELLKVN; this is encoded by the coding sequence ATGTTTTCCATGGCTAACGCCACCCCCGAAGAAAACAAAGCCGCCGGCGAGAAGTTCTTAACAGAAAACGCTCAAAACCCCGAAGTCAAAACCACGGGTAGCGGTTTGCAGTACTTAGTGCTGACTGAAGGCAACGGCGCTTCGCCTAAAGCGACCGATAACGTGACGGTGCATTACAAAGGTACTACCATCGATGGCAAGGAGTTCGACAGTTCCTATAGTCACGGCGGGCCGGCCACTTTTCCGCTGAATCGAGTGATACCCGGCTGGACAGAAGGTTTGCAATTGATGAAAGAAGGCGCCAAATACCGGTTATTCATTCCAGCCAATCTGGCTTACGGCGAACGCGGCGCGGGCCGGGCTATTGGGCCTAATTCCGCTTTGATTTTTGACGTGGAGCTGTTAAAGGTCAATTGA
- a CDS encoding OmpA family protein: MMSKNASFKQTRWRALFAASLLPILNACSQSYVVLLADEDGSLGKVSVTNNQGSTVLEKNLEGADLSGSAGQVYAVSQARIQQDFGSALASSPQKPLSYYLYFEGGSTQLTPESAADVPKIIAEIKRRPVPDISVVGHTDTVGDEKLNAALSLQRAEAIATLFTETLPDTDKISIESHGEKNLLIATPDNTDEPKNRRVEVTVR; the protein is encoded by the coding sequence ATGATGAGCAAAAATGCGTCGTTCAAGCAAACGCGTTGGCGCGCGTTGTTCGCCGCCTCGCTGCTGCCGATCCTGAACGCTTGTTCACAGTCGTACGTAGTGTTGCTGGCGGACGAAGACGGCAGCCTGGGCAAAGTCAGCGTCACCAACAACCAAGGCAGCACGGTTTTGGAAAAAAACCTGGAAGGCGCGGATTTATCCGGCTCAGCGGGTCAAGTTTACGCGGTAAGCCAAGCCCGGATTCAGCAGGATTTCGGTTCCGCCTTGGCTTCCAGCCCGCAGAAACCCTTGTCTTATTATTTGTATTTCGAAGGCGGCAGCACGCAATTGACGCCGGAATCCGCTGCCGACGTCCCAAAAATCATCGCGGAAATCAAACGGCGCCCGGTACCCGATATCTCGGTCGTCGGTCATACCGATACCGTGGGCGATGAAAAACTAAACGCGGCACTGAGTTTGCAGCGCGCCGAAGCGATTGCGACTTTGTTTACCGAGACCCTGCCGGACACCGACAAAATCAGCATAGAATCGCACGGGGAAAAAAATCTGTTGATTGCCACCCCCGACAACACCGACGAACCGAAAAATCGCCGGGTCGAAGTGACGGTGCGTTAA
- a CDS encoding FecR family protein has translation MIRKLAIPLALCANALFATAQADQTIIGFVKIVEGEATITSAATSVAAKPGASLYLGNVLKTGKDGSLGITFKDNTVMSFGPDTEVTVDEYLYAPANGELKLVARLAKGTLHYISGVIAKLKPEAVSVKTPTGVIGVRGTRFLVKTEGE, from the coding sequence ATGATTAGGAAGCTAGCGATACCGCTTGCTCTGTGCGCAAATGCGCTATTCGCAACCGCACAAGCGGATCAAACTATTATCGGTTTCGTCAAAATCGTCGAAGGCGAAGCGACGATCACGTCCGCCGCCACTAGCGTCGCCGCCAAGCCGGGAGCCTCGTTGTATTTGGGCAATGTATTGAAAACGGGTAAAGACGGCAGCTTGGGCATCACCTTCAAAGACAATACGGTGATGTCCTTCGGCCCGGATACCGAAGTCACCGTAGACGAATATTTGTATGCGCCGGCGAACGGCGAGCTGAAATTAGTCGCGCGCTTGGCCAAAGGCACTTTGCATTACATTTCCGGCGTTATCGCCAAACTCAAACCGGAAGCCGTGTCGGTTAAAACGCCTACCGGGGTGATCGGAGTCAGAGGTACCCGCTTTTTAGTCAAAACGGAGGGCGAATGA
- a CDS encoding HD domain-containing phosphohydrolase, translated as MNSAGLSETAVTLINGRLLVWADADTGLALCRDLAALLGNCGLELVTDRNLIESSLARYPADVLLIDTDGLGDGLEPALQRIRGIYPAEALTIVLVGNPGTVDCDSLLSLGAIDCLYKPVSRAELGLRLANILSSLNRLKAERTARQDLEREIQARTAKLNLLIDSGLMMGMERSRAKLLQHILREGQKLLHCDGATMYWVTPQGNLKFAERTRTDCLPVNELPLYRADSGSPNDNYVAIYAAVHNKPVIIDDVYRETRFDCSGTRDFDTQSGYRTVSLLTVPMAPRNGAVIGVLQFINALDPGSGAVIPFPVDVVELVEALAAQAAVALDNLQLIQSQKDTTESIIQVLAAALDTKSPHTGHHCVRVPDLAIMLAKAACRESSGPLADFDFSNEDQWLEFRVGAWLHDCGKVTTPEYVIEKATKLDMLYNRIHEVRMRFEVLLRDAQIERLENLANGMPSGDADDRYRMRKTQLFDDFAFIAECNKGQESMQDADCDRIRAIAANSWLRYFDDTLGLSEDEDQRLRGKPKPPLPVSERLLADKAAHIVPRAAWQTPDPALEIKMQVPENLFNYGEIYNLTIQKGTLTAEDRYKINEHIIETIKLLEKIPFPDFLKRVPEYASTHHETLDGKGYPRKLTERQLSIPARIMAIADIFEAITASDRPYKRPYKLSQALKIMCDMKNNRHIDATLFELFLTSGVYLEFARKYLYPEQIDAVDIGQFLSASVESVCGAGSSDR; from the coding sequence GTGAATTCAGCCGGATTATCAGAAACCGCCGTCACCCTAATCAACGGAAGGCTGTTGGTGTGGGCGGATGCCGACACCGGCCTAGCCTTGTGTCGCGACCTCGCCGCATTGCTTGGCAATTGCGGTCTTGAGCTAGTCACCGACCGGAACCTAATCGAATCCTCGCTAGCCCGATACCCGGCCGATGTGCTGTTGATCGATACCGATGGCTTGGGCGATGGACTCGAGCCGGCCTTGCAGCGCATCCGGGGAATTTATCCCGCCGAAGCCTTGACGATCGTGCTCGTCGGGAATCCGGGCACGGTCGATTGCGACTCGCTATTGAGTCTAGGCGCTATCGATTGTTTATACAAGCCGGTGAGCCGTGCCGAGCTGGGGCTAAGGCTAGCCAACATTCTGAGTTCTCTAAATCGGCTGAAAGCCGAGCGAACGGCACGGCAGGACTTGGAGCGGGAAATTCAAGCGCGTACCGCCAAGCTCAATCTGTTGATCGATAGCGGTTTGATGATGGGTATGGAACGTAGCCGCGCCAAGTTGTTACAGCATATTTTGCGCGAGGGGCAAAAATTGCTGCATTGCGACGGTGCGACCATGTATTGGGTTACGCCGCAAGGCAATTTGAAGTTTGCCGAGCGCACCCGTACCGATTGTTTGCCGGTCAATGAATTGCCCCTATACCGCGCCGATTCCGGCAGTCCTAATGACAATTACGTCGCTATCTATGCGGCGGTGCATAACAAACCGGTCATCATCGACGACGTGTACCGGGAAACCCGCTTCGACTGCAGCGGTACTCGGGATTTCGATACGCAAAGCGGCTACCGGACCGTATCGTTATTGACCGTGCCGATGGCGCCGCGCAACGGTGCGGTGATAGGGGTATTGCAGTTCATCAACGCTTTGGATCCGGGTAGCGGGGCAGTCATACCGTTTCCGGTAGACGTGGTCGAATTGGTGGAAGCCTTGGCCGCTCAGGCTGCGGTTGCCTTAGACAATTTGCAATTGATTCAAAGTCAAAAAGATACCACGGAAAGCATCATACAAGTCCTGGCCGCGGCTTTGGATACCAAGAGTCCGCATACCGGCCATCATTGCGTGCGGGTACCGGATTTGGCGATCATGCTGGCCAAGGCGGCATGCCGGGAAAGCAGCGGTCCTTTGGCGGATTTCGATTTCAGCAACGAAGACCAGTGGCTGGAGTTTCGGGTAGGGGCGTGGCTGCACGACTGCGGCAAAGTAACTACGCCGGAATACGTGATAGAAAAAGCCACCAAATTGGATATGTTGTACAACCGCATTCACGAAGTCAGGATGCGGTTCGAAGTGTTGTTGCGCGATGCGCAGATCGAACGTTTGGAAAATCTGGCGAACGGCATGCCGAGCGGCGACGCGGACGATCGATACCGGATGCGGAAAACTCAGTTGTTCGACGACTTTGCCTTCATTGCCGAATGCAACAAAGGCCAGGAAAGCATGCAAGACGCCGATTGCGACAGAATCCGCGCCATTGCGGCAAACAGCTGGTTGCGTTATTTCGACGACACCTTAGGCTTGTCCGAAGACGAAGACCAGCGCTTGCGCGGTAAACCCAAGCCGCCGTTGCCGGTCAGCGAACGCTTATTGGCCGATAAGGCAGCGCATATCGTGCCGCGCGCCGCCTGGCAAACGCCCGATCCGGCCTTGGAAATCAAAATGCAGGTGCCGGAGAATTTGTTCAACTACGGCGAAATTTATAATCTGACGATACAAAAAGGCACATTGACGGCGGAAGACCGCTATAAAATCAACGAGCACATCATCGAAACCATTAAATTGCTGGAAAAAATTCCGTTTCCCGACTTTTTGAAGCGTGTGCCCGAATACGCGAGCACCCACCACGAAACCTTGGACGGTAAAGGCTATCCGCGCAAGTTGACCGAGCGGCAGCTGTCTATTCCGGCCCGGATCATGGCGATAGCCGATATTTTCGAAGCCATCACGGCGTCGGACAGGCCGTATAAGCGTCCCTACAAATTGTCGCAAGCTTTGAAAATCATGTGCGATATGAAAAACAACCGGCATATTGACGCGACGTTGTTCGAACTGTTCTTAACCTCGGGCGTGTACCTGGAGTTTGCCCGCAAGTATCTCTATCCGGAGCAGATAGACGCCGTGGACATCGGTCAATTTTTGAGTGCCTCGGTCGAATCGGTTTGCGGCGCCGGCTCGTCAGACCGATAA
- a CDS encoding CHASE2 domain-containing protein has product MLNNRSPSGLSGYLPVAAIAVAGLMLCLTDPIALQLLRNATFDQFQRWQPRAATESPVRVVDIDDESLSRLGQWPWPRTLIADLLLRLQNAEPACISFDMIFAEPDRTSPVNMKRLWRLDDAVGPWLDSLPDHDSVLAQAVKRGRVSLGFALQADGGEHDRLLSKARFVFLGAPQFFKMPSYGHSISSLPALQNAADGNGTLSVTADADGVIRRLPILMVYQNKPVPSLAAESLRVMQAGQNFTLDTRSDNGSGLALLKVGRISVPVNEQGEVWLHFSAHAGAGHLPAWKILQGQVAADELAGKLILIGTSAQGLMDMRFSPLGKVIAGIDMHAQVLEQILAGQHLLRPAWAASLEAVVLVIGSLTVGALALSHAALTSFLLFVLALAALWLAAWRAYADWHYLIDPMVPSLVAAAAFLLGSMFRHIYSERRQRWLKRAFSRYISPNLVEHLVRHPEALELGGRRQICSFVFTDLVDFTGLMEHLDPSDAVSLLNDYLENMIAIAFRHQGTLDRIVGDAVAIMFSAPVSQADHSCRAIACALDMQRFANEYCEQLRARGIEFGRTRIGVHSGEVIVGNFGGKTIFDYRALGDAVNTASRLEGANKYLGTLICVSEVTLAGCPGQLARPIGRILLKGKTLPLAVFELLAAEQADEFRLAEYLAAYALLQQQDPAAEQAFRAILRNAPEDKLATFHLHRLQAGRLGDLIELENK; this is encoded by the coding sequence ATGTTGAATAATCGCTCGCCGAGCGGCTTGTCCGGCTACCTGCCGGTGGCGGCTATTGCCGTCGCCGGGTTGATGCTATGCTTGACCGATCCCATCGCTCTGCAATTGCTGCGTAATGCTACTTTTGACCAGTTTCAGCGCTGGCAACCGCGCGCCGCAACGGAGAGTCCGGTTCGGGTCGTGGATATAGACGACGAAAGCTTGAGCAGGCTGGGCCAATGGCCATGGCCGCGCACGCTGATTGCCGATTTGTTGCTGCGCTTGCAAAACGCGGAACCGGCTTGCATTTCGTTCGACATGATATTTGCTGAACCGGACCGTACCTCGCCGGTTAACATGAAGCGCTTATGGCGTTTGGACGACGCGGTCGGCCCGTGGCTGGATAGCTTGCCGGATCACGATAGCGTGTTGGCGCAGGCGGTCAAACGGGGACGGGTCAGTCTGGGTTTTGCATTGCAAGCGGACGGCGGCGAACACGATCGCTTGCTTTCCAAGGCGCGCTTCGTGTTCCTGGGTGCTCCGCAATTTTTCAAGATGCCAAGCTACGGGCATTCGATAAGTTCTCTGCCGGCATTGCAAAATGCGGCGGACGGCAACGGGACCTTGAGTGTGACGGCGGACGCCGACGGTGTGATCAGGAGGCTGCCGATATTGATGGTCTACCAAAACAAGCCGGTGCCTTCTTTGGCGGCGGAAAGCCTGAGGGTGATGCAGGCCGGGCAAAATTTTACCCTGGATACCCGTAGCGATAACGGCTCCGGTTTGGCCTTGTTAAAAGTCGGACGCATTTCCGTACCGGTTAACGAGCAAGGCGAAGTTTGGCTGCATTTTTCCGCCCATGCCGGTGCCGGACATCTTCCAGCTTGGAAAATTCTGCAAGGGCAGGTTGCGGCCGACGAGTTGGCCGGTAAGTTGATCTTGATCGGTACCTCGGCCCAAGGCCTGATGGATATGCGCTTCAGCCCGCTGGGAAAAGTCATAGCCGGCATAGACATGCATGCGCAAGTCTTGGAGCAAATTTTAGCCGGCCAGCATTTGCTGAGGCCGGCTTGGGCTGCCTCGCTGGAAGCCGTTGTGCTGGTGATCGGTAGCCTGACCGTCGGCGCGCTGGCGTTAAGCCATGCCGCACTGACGTCTTTCCTATTGTTTGTGCTGGCGCTGGCGGCCTTGTGGCTTGCAGCCTGGCGGGCCTACGCCGATTGGCATTATTTAATCGATCCCATGGTGCCTAGTCTAGTTGCGGCGGCGGCCTTCCTGTTGGGCAGCATGTTTCGCCACATCTACAGCGAACGCCGGCAACGCTGGCTGAAGCGAGCCTTCTCCCGTTACATCTCGCCGAATCTAGTAGAGCATTTGGTCAGGCATCCCGAAGCGTTGGAGTTAGGCGGACGCAGACAAATTTGCAGCTTCGTGTTCACCGACCTAGTCGATTTTACCGGCTTGATGGAACATCTGGACCCGTCCGACGCGGTCAGTTTATTGAACGATTACCTGGAAAACATGATCGCGATTGCGTTTCGCCATCAAGGAACTTTGGATCGCATCGTCGGCGATGCAGTGGCTATCATGTTTTCCGCGCCGGTTTCTCAGGCGGATCACAGTTGCCGAGCTATCGCTTGCGCGTTGGACATGCAGCGTTTCGCCAACGAATATTGCGAACAATTGCGCGCGCGCGGTATCGAATTCGGCCGCACGCGCATCGGGGTTCACAGCGGTGAAGTTATCGTCGGAAACTTCGGCGGCAAGACCATATTCGATTACCGGGCGTTGGGCGATGCGGTAAATACCGCGTCGCGCTTGGAAGGCGCGAACAAGTATTTAGGGACTTTGATTTGCGTATCGGAAGTGACTTTGGCTGGCTGTCCCGGCCAGCTCGCGCGGCCAATCGGCCGTATTTTGCTGAAGGGCAAAACCCTTCCTTTGGCAGTATTCGAACTATTGGCGGCAGAGCAGGCCGATGAGTTTCGCCTGGCGGAATATCTGGCCGCCTACGCATTGCTGCAACAGCAGGACCCTGCCGCCGAACAGGCATTTCGCGCCATTTTGCGAAATGCTCCGGAAGACAAATTAGCGACGTTTCACCTGCATCGGCTGCAAGCCGGCCGATTGGGCGATTTGATTGAGTTGGAAAATAAATAG
- a CDS encoding HpcH/HpaI aldolase/citrate lyase family protein → MSHTLYVANTPRVQRCELAVPGSSPEMFEKALKSGVDYVFLDLEDAVAPDDKLQARKNVIQAINDLDWEGHGITLSVRINGLDTQFMVRDVVDLVEQAGAKIKTLLVPKVGVYGDVYMVEAMLSQLEMQQGLTNKIGIECLIETALGMANVEDIAKQGALGGRVEALHFGVADYAASNRARTVNIGGLNPDYPGDQWHYAISRMTVACRAYGLRPIDGPFGDIKDPEGYKAGARRAAALGCEGKWAIHPSQIALANEVFTPPPAEVEKARRILAALQEAAAQGKGAAALDGRLIDAASERMANNVVRMAQAIAAKGQ, encoded by the coding sequence ATGAGTCACACCCTGTATGTTGCGAATACGCCGCGGGTTCAACGCTGCGAATTGGCGGTGCCCGGTTCCAGTCCGGAAATGTTCGAAAAAGCCTTGAAAAGCGGTGTGGACTACGTATTTTTGGACTTGGAGGATGCCGTCGCGCCGGACGACAAGTTGCAAGCGCGCAAAAACGTGATTCAAGCCATCAACGATTTGGATTGGGAAGGCCACGGCATTACCTTGTCGGTGCGTATCAACGGTCTGGATACTCAATTCATGGTGCGCGACGTGGTCGATTTAGTCGAACAGGCCGGCGCCAAGATCAAAACCTTGTTGGTTCCCAAAGTCGGGGTATACGGCGATGTTTATATGGTCGAAGCGATGCTGAGCCAGTTGGAAATGCAACAAGGCCTGACCAATAAAATCGGCATCGAATGTTTGATCGAAACCGCGTTGGGCATGGCTAACGTGGAAGACATCGCCAAACAAGGCGCGTTAGGCGGCCGGGTGGAGGCCCTGCATTTCGGGGTGGCCGATTATGCGGCCAGCAACCGGGCTCGCACCGTCAACATCGGCGGACTGAATCCGGATTATCCCGGCGATCAATGGCATTACGCGATCAGCCGCATGACCGTGGCGTGCCGCGCGTACGGTCTGCGCCCCATCGACGGTCCGTTCGGCGACATCAAGGATCCGGAAGGTTACAAAGCCGGCGCCCGCCGTGCCGCCGCGCTGGGTTGCGAAGGCAAATGGGCGATACATCCGTCGCAGATCGCGCTGGCTAACGAGGTGTTCACCCCGCCGCCGGCAGAAGTCGAAAAAGCCCGGCGCATCTTGGCGGCTTTGCAGGAAGCCGCGGCCCAAGGCAAGGGCGCGGCGGCTTTGGACGGACGGCTGATCGACGCCGCTTCTGAACGTATGGCCAATAACGTAGTGCGTATGGCACAAGCGATTGCGGCCAAAGGCCAATAA
- a CDS encoding malate--CoA ligase subunit beta: MDIHEYQAKQLLAEYGVRIAAGGLAYSPEDAVQRSREIGGHVWAVKAQIHSGARGKAGGIKICKNHDDVSDAANALLGKRLVTHQTGPAGKQCLRLYVEAGTEILKELYFSLLIDRAHERIVMVGSAQGGMEIEELAENNPDAIKKIYIEPAVGLQDFQAREMAFALGLNADQVPQAVKLIQGCYRAMRDLDANMVEINPLVINNHDELLALDAKMGFDDNALFRRQKISELRDKTQEDPREMAAADRGLSYVGLDGDIGCMINGAGLAMATMDMIKLAGGEPANFLDVGGGASPERTEKAFRMVLQDKNVKAMLVNIFAGINRCDWIAEGVVQAVKNIDMKVPLVVRLSGTNVDEGRKIITDSGLPIIMAETLAEAAEKAVEARNKVVAAAG; encoded by the coding sequence ATGGATATTCATGAGTACCAAGCGAAACAATTGCTGGCCGAATACGGCGTGAGAATTGCCGCCGGTGGCTTGGCGTACAGCCCGGAAGACGCGGTGCAGCGCTCGCGGGAAATCGGCGGCCACGTTTGGGCGGTCAAGGCGCAAATTCATTCCGGCGCGCGCGGCAAGGCCGGTGGCATCAAAATTTGCAAAAACCACGACGACGTCAGCGACGCCGCCAATGCCTTGTTGGGTAAACGCTTGGTGACCCATCAAACCGGCCCGGCCGGCAAACAATGTTTGCGCCTGTACGTGGAAGCCGGTACCGAAATTCTGAAAGAGTTGTATTTCAGCTTGTTGATAGACCGCGCCCATGAGCGCATCGTCATGGTCGGTTCGGCGCAGGGCGGTATGGAAATCGAAGAACTGGCGGAAAACAATCCGGACGCGATCAAAAAAATCTATATCGAACCCGCCGTGGGTTTGCAGGACTTTCAAGCGCGGGAAATGGCGTTCGCTTTGGGCTTGAACGCCGATCAAGTGCCGCAAGCGGTCAAGTTGATTCAAGGCTGCTACCGGGCGATGCGCGATCTGGACGCCAATATGGTGGAAATCAACCCGTTGGTAATCAACAACCATGACGAATTGTTAGCCCTGGATGCGAAAATGGGCTTCGACGACAATGCCTTGTTTCGCCGGCAAAAAATTTCCGAGTTGCGCGACAAGACCCAAGAGGATCCGCGGGAAATGGCCGCGGCCGACCGCGGCTTGAGCTACGTCGGTTTGGACGGCGACATCGGCTGCATGATCAACGGGGCCGGTTTGGCGATGGCGACCATGGACATGATCAAACTGGCGGGCGGCGAGCCGGCCAATTTTTTGGATGTAGGCGGTGGCGCTTCGCCGGAACGTACCGAAAAGGCCTTCCGCATGGTGTTACAGGATAAAAACGTCAAAGCCATGCTGGTCAATATTTTCGCCGGTATCAACCGTTGCGACTGGATTGCCGAGGGTGTGGTGCAAGCGGTCAAGAATATCGACATGAAAGTGCCGCTGGTGGTGCGTTTGTCCGGCACCAACGTCGACGAAGGCCGCAAAATCATCACCGACAGCGGTTTGCCCATCATCATGGCGGAAACGCTGGCGGAGGCGGCCGAGAAAGCGGTCGAAGCGCGTAACAAAGTTGTGGCTGCGGCAGGTTAA
- the sucD gene encoding succinate--CoA ligase subunit alpha: MAIFIDQDTRIIVQGFTGKIGSFHAQEMIDYGSNVVGGITPGKGGQTHLGRPVFNTAKEAVEQVGAEASIVFVPPAYAADSIMEAADAGIKYCVCITDGIPTQDMMKVKSFLRRFPAAQRMVLTGPNCAGTISPGKAMLGIMPGHIYIPGNVGIVGRSGTLGYEAADQMKRIGIGVSTSVGIGGDPINGSSHRDIFERFEQDPETKVVLMIGEIGGPQEVEAGLFAKEHMSKPVVAYIAGLTAPKGRRMGHAGAIISASGESAAEKVEILQELGVTIAPTPSAMGETVAKVLASL, from the coding sequence ATGGCAATTTTTATCGATCAAGACACTCGTATCATCGTACAAGGCTTTACCGGCAAGATCGGCAGCTTCCACGCCCAAGAAATGATAGATTACGGCTCCAACGTGGTTGGCGGCATCACGCCGGGCAAAGGCGGGCAAACGCATTTGGGCCGTCCGGTATTCAACACCGCTAAAGAAGCGGTGGAACAAGTCGGGGCCGAAGCCAGCATCGTGTTCGTGCCGCCGGCTTATGCGGCCGATTCGATCATGGAAGCCGCCGACGCCGGTATCAAATATTGTGTATGCATTACCGACGGCATTCCGACCCAGGACATGATGAAGGTCAAAAGCTTTCTGCGTCGCTTTCCGGCTGCGCAACGCATGGTGCTGACCGGCCCGAACTGCGCCGGCACCATTAGCCCGGGCAAAGCCATGCTGGGCATCATGCCGGGTCACATCTACATTCCCGGCAACGTCGGCATTGTCGGCCGTTCCGGTACCTTGGGCTACGAGGCGGCCGATCAGATGAAACGCATCGGGATCGGCGTATCGACTTCGGTGGGCATAGGCGGCGACCCGATCAACGGCAGTTCGCATCGCGACATCTTCGAGCGTTTCGAACAAGACCCGGAAACCAAGGTGGTGCTGATGATAGGCGAGATCGGCGGCCCGCAAGAAGTGGAGGCCGGCTTGTTCGCCAAGGAACACATGAGCAAACCGGTGGTGGCTTATATTGCCGGTTTGACCGCGCCGAAAGGCCGGCGCATGGGCCATGCCGGCGCGATTATTTCCGCTTCCGGCGAATCGGCGGCGGAAAAAGTCGAAATCCTACAAGAATTGGGCGTGACTATTGCGCCTACCCCGTCCGCAATGGGGGAAACGGTCGCCAAAGTGCTCGCAAGCCTGTAA